From the Fusarium oxysporum Fo47 chromosome X, complete sequence genome, the window GATGGTGTTCTGACCTTTTGTCGGGGCGAGGATTGGGTTAGACTGCTATCCACTCCGGCTCCGGTTGCCCCGAGGTAAACCTGGGGTAAGTTTTGGTGGTACCGATTGGTTCGGGTACAGCATCTTGGAAACGAGCCAGTTATGTCAGACCAGTCGTATGTTGTGTTTTTGCTCGTGACAGGAATTACACTTAGGCGGAATGGCTTCGAAACCCTTTGTGGTCAGCCCATGATCCTGGGTTCTAGCGTAATCTGAGAGATGGCGACATTGAGATGGTCTCATGGAACAGACTCCTTGCTCGTCTTCCACGTAACATGTTTTTCAGCGTGACGAGACAAGTCAATTGACCTGGACCCTTGAACTGAATAAAAAGCAGAGGCCCCACTATCCTACACGCCAAATAGAAAAGGCATTGGCTATCGTATAGTCGACACTGCACAAGCTCGGACTAATTTTCCTTCTACCAAGCTGCCTCCTTCTCCGGCTTCTGGCCATAGACCACATAGCTTCTGCTGTCAGTATAGGAACGACATATTGACGAGGGCAACTTACATCTTCCAGTACCCATGCACCTTCGGATTCCTCAATTCATTCCTCACATCCGCACAAAGAGATAGCACTTCATCCTTTGACCAACCGAGCACCCTGGTAAACAAAGCCAGACTTACGCCCTCAAGTCCTGATTCGAAGTTGATGAGGTTCCATTTCCCAAGTTCCTTGAGTTTTGGGTCTTTGGGCCAGCTGTTGGTAGGCCATTTGTAACTAGTTTCCACGACATTATGAAAGCCGACTttcttgacgatggcttTATACTTGTCAGACTCGCCAAGTGGCCGACCAAGTCTACGAGAGCCTTCGATAAGGCATTCTTGCCACTTCATCAGTGGAGAGGTTTTGGGGTCGAGAGTCCCATCGTCGCAGAAGACGGGGAGTTGGATATCCTGGATCTCATACCAGCCACCGGGGTTCAGACCACTACCGTGCGTTACTAGAATGTCCGTGGGTTGATATCTTCTATCAGCAAGCTTACTTGAATGCCTTTTTTGCTATCGTTTCTGGGTCGGAGAAGCTTCCTGTCATCATGCGGGAGAAAATAAAGTCAAATGGTGTCGTCCATGTCCACTCTTTCTCAAGGTCGTCGATCTCGAAACTGCAGTTCGGTGGTACGCTGTAACAAACGTTAGGAAGATACTACTAAGAGTCAACGTGAGTTTGGACCAACAAAGGAGGTTGGATAGGACTCAGATCAACGCCGATCACCTATTCTCAGAGATTAGGCTGGTCAATAGAGGGTTGTAAGTGGCATACTTCGGCAGCTGGGTGTTCCTCAGCTAGGATCTAGTTAGCCAAGTTCCATTTAAAAGTCTTCATCAAAAAACACACCAAATTCCAATGCCCAGATCCCTGTTCCGGTACCCATATCTAAAACTCGTTTGGCAGTAGCGGCTCCTGGATTCAATGCCCTCTTCCCGTCAAGCGTAATGATATACATGCCATCTTGCAGATCTACTCGTTGTCAGTGTTATCTAGCATATCTTGAGGTCTCTTCCTACCGAGTCTATCGTTTTCGATCTCCAATGCGGTTAGACCAAGCACTCAGTTTGTTTCATGATGAGCTCACATCGTCATTTGGGTAGGCATACTCTGTTTCCATCA encodes:
- a CDS encoding S-adenosyl-L-methionine-dependent methyltransferase; this translates as MSERIAVDLDYDSAIEIPLDDSLNLSLRSSLLHFAQENGRTYHRLSEGKYAYPNDDIENDRLDLQDGMYIITLDGKRALNPGAATAKRVLDMGTGTGIWALEFAEEHPAAEVIGVDLSPIQPPFVPPNCSFEIDDLEKEWTWTTPFDFIFSRMMTGSFSDPETIAKKAFNGLNPGGWYEIQDIQLPVFCDDGTLDPKTSPLMKWQECLIEGSRRLGRPLGESDKYKAIVKKVGFHNVVETSYKWPTNSWPKDPKLKELGKWNLINFESGLEGVSLALFTRVLGWSKDEVLSLCADVRNELRNPKVHGYWKIYVVYGQKPEKEAAW